From uncultured Methanobrevibacter sp., one genomic window encodes:
- a CDS encoding carboxypeptidase-like regulatory domain-containing protein, producing the protein MEREQIIVVALIVIVVALLVGVVAMMMPNMMKQNSIIKFKGGDTIKEGDSLKVVLTDANGAALANQKVKVTITDKNKTKDYHSVETNENGVGTIKLDKGEGKYSVTVKYEGNDKYNACNETKKITIEKKEEQATQESSSSSSSPSAYAYKSDGTPMYSQAEVDQYMYNKYGRVNYHLQDNGYVNLDEPGFDDAGHYVGR; encoded by the coding sequence ATGGAAAGAGAACAGATAATTGTAGTGGCATTAATTGTAATTGTCGTTGCTCTTTTGGTGGGCGTAGTTGCAATGATGATGCCTAATATGATGAAACAGAATTCTATTATAAAGTTTAAAGGTGGAGACACAATAAAAGAAGGCGATTCACTCAAAGTTGTGCTGACTGATGCAAATGGTGCTGCATTGGCAAACCAGAAAGTTAAAGTTACTATTACCGACAAGAACAAAACAAAAGATTATCATTCTGTAGAAACTAATGAAAATGGTGTAGGAACAATAAAACTTGATAAGGGTGAGGGTAAATACTCGGTAACCGTTAAGTATGAAGGAAATGATAAGTATAATGCCTGTAATGAAACCAAAAAGATAACAATTGAGAAAAAAGAAGAACAGGCTACTCAGGAATCTTCATCATCTTCCAGCTCTCCTTCAGCATACGCTTATAAGTCAGACGGAACTCCGATGTACAGTCAGGCTGAAGTGGACCAGTACATGTACAATAAATACGGCAGAGTCAATTACCACCTTCAGGACAACGGATACGTAAACCTGGATGAACCTGGATTTGACGATGCAGGTCATTATGTCGGACGTTAA
- a CDS encoding Ig-like domain-containing protein translates to MDAGIYTLNVTTISDKNHNPVTKTANITVNKVDTKIGANDLELAFGDKTKLVYVLMPEYTEGNITFSSSNPGIANVSTIGEVTAVSVGTANITITFEGNKNYEKTNKTIKVKVNKVNSTQYWIMEIP, encoded by the coding sequence GTGGATGCTGGAATCTACACCTTAAACGTGACAACAATATCAGATAAAAACCATAACCCAGTAACTAAAACAGCCAACATTACTGTCAATAAGGTAGATACTAAAATTGGTGCAAATGATTTGGAACTGGCATTTGGAGATAAAACCAAACTCGTTTATGTATTGATGCCCGAATATACTGAAGGAAACATAACCTTTTCAAGCAGCAATCCTGGCATTGCCAATGTCAGTACCATTGGCGAAGTCACTGCAGTTTCAGTCGGTACAGCAAACATTACAATCACATTCGAAGGAAATAAAAACTATGAAAAAACCAACAAAACAATAAAAGTCAAAGTGAACAAGGTCAATTCAACTCAGTATTGGATTATGGAAATTCCCTAA
- a CDS encoding TIGR04076 family protein, with amino-acid sequence MKKVKITILKTTLQEDLAKDYGVEGLSTCPMMSEGEVYYADYAKPENFCDEAWKAIYQYVFALAHGVKDIWYYNDWIKTPGVAIVSCNDGLRPVIMKLEATDIESNPSD; translated from the coding sequence ATGAAAAAAGTAAAAATTACTATACTAAAGACAACTCTTCAGGAAGATCTTGCAAAAGACTATGGCGTAGAAGGATTGTCAACTTGCCCTATGATGAGTGAAGGTGAAGTATATTATGCTGATTATGCAAAGCCTGAAAATTTTTGTGATGAAGCTTGGAAAGCTATATACCAATATGTTTTTGCTCTTGCACATGGCGTTAAAGACATCTGGTACTATAATGACTGGATTAAAACTCCGGGTGTAGCTATTGTTTCATGCAATGACGGTTTAAGGCCTGTAATCATGAAGCTTGAGGCAACAGATATTGAGTCTAATCCATCTGATTAA
- the msrA gene encoding peptide-methionine (S)-S-oxide reductase MsrA produces the protein MFKKQQVIYLAGGCFWGVEAFISRLKGVNQTEVGYANGIDLAPTYEKVSTGKTGHAETVKATYNPEIISLEEILENFFRIIDPFSKNRQGPDIGTQYRTGIYWQEDSQREAVMRFLSKKQRQFKKRIVVEARPIGSFYPAEEYHQKYLEKNPQGYCHVDLNLIDDKEFDHLSREEYEITQLSLTEAPFANRYDDFFKEGVYVDVVDGEVLFSSEDKFDSGCGWPAFSKPISDDVIIKHRDFSHGTTRIEVRSAKANSHLGHLFHDGPGGSPRYCINSAALKFIPKEDMLNNNKNKK, from the coding sequence ATGTTTAAAAAACAGCAGGTAATCTATTTGGCAGGAGGTTGCTTTTGGGGGGTTGAAGCGTTCATATCCCGTTTGAAGGGAGTCAATCAGACAGAGGTCGGCTATGCAAACGGTATTGATTTGGCTCCGACCTATGAAAAGGTCTCTACCGGTAAAACCGGACACGCCGAAACAGTAAAGGCAACATACAACCCGGAAATAATATCCCTTGAGGAAATTCTGGAAAATTTTTTCAGGATTATTGATCCGTTTTCCAAAAACCGTCAGGGCCCCGACATCGGAACACAGTACAGAACCGGCATCTACTGGCAGGAGGACTCTCAAAGAGAGGCTGTTATGAGGTTTTTATCAAAAAAACAGAGGCAATTTAAAAAGAGGATTGTTGTTGAAGCCCGTCCGATTGGAAGTTTCTATCCTGCAGAGGAGTATCATCAGAAGTACCTTGAGAAAAACCCGCAGGGCTACTGTCATGTTGATTTAAATTTAATAGACGATAAAGAATTCGACCATCTCTCACGTGAAGAGTATGAAATAACACAGCTTTCTTTAACAGAAGCACCCTTTGCAAACAGGTATGATGATTTTTTCAAAGAAGGTGTATATGTAGACGTTGTAGATGGAGAAGTTCTCTTCTCTTCTGAAGACAAGTTCGACTCAGGATGCGGCTGGCCGGCATTTTCAAAACCGATTTCAGATGACGTTATAATTAAGCACAGGGACTTTTCTCACGGAACAACAAGAATTGAGGTTAGAAGCGCAAAGGCAAATTCCCATCTGGGCCATCTGTTTCATGACGGGCCAGGGGGAAGCCCAAGATACTGCATCAATTCAGCAGCACTGAAATTCATTCCAAAAGAGGATATGTTAAATAATAATAAAAACAAAAAGTAG
- a CDS encoding Ig-like domain-containing protein, with amino-acid sequence MKYKSIILILSIFILFSIASVSAGEVDNKIMMGDENAEIESTFIEKDLKTTEDNQLLSKANDDEIQCVKDNEITGADVDPNTNATFEDLKKEIGEGGNITLKHKFYNYNGTGQESEHIDISVANSIIDGNGAVINMNGSHTQVFQIIGSNITIKNLTIINGNFDPSWSWYFIYVVDSGAKILDCNFIDNNGHTKGVIYFEENINGAVTNCTFINNIADTYSLGGAIFNTNGNVAVTNCYFSGNYAQEGSDIYSEAYSVTADTCIFTDTGTTYNVQIVPPALNVEDFVALNNSGEKLTLDLKTNSGMSVDNGNISISVYDKNNDSLVGEYSCLSGEGWAVNLPVGFYYAIFNTEYAGFEAINRTITVIPNIEYYINVTPMTTNNKIVNLTAKSNIPTDIIGGKLVFILPNGDEINGTYDSKDTWWTMHTFNDYKTYEINATYTNFKMATVNSATIIVEKANSTIDLDDIVLNYPESENVTVKTEGATSITANIDGKSISVINNFTIPILDLDAGSYTLAVTTIPNETHLPVTKTVTITVNKASVKIVASDLELNLDDKSKVNYALEPEDTTGRIYFISDNPEVANVASDGNITVLSAGTANITITFEGNINYEKTNKTIKVKVNKVNSTLSIPSQELEYKPSFKNRWERR; translated from the coding sequence ATTTATAGAAAAGGATTTGAAAACAACGGAAGATAATCAATTACTAAGTAAAGCAAATGATGATGAAATACAATGTGTAAAAGATAATGAAATTACAGGTGCCGATGTTGATCCAAATACAAACGCCACATTCGAGGATTTGAAAAAAGAGATTGGTGAAGGAGGAAATATCACACTGAAACATAAATTCTATAATTATAATGGCACAGGTCAAGAATCAGAACATATTGATATAAGCGTTGCCAATAGTATTATTGACGGTAACGGCGCGGTTATTAACATGAATGGATCACATACTCAGGTATTCCAGATAATCGGCAGCAATATAACAATTAAAAACCTAACCATTATAAATGGAAATTTTGACCCAAGCTGGAGCTGGTATTTTATTTATGTTGTAGATAGTGGTGCTAAAATTTTAGATTGTAATTTCATTGATAACAATGGACATACGAAGGGTGTAATTTACTTTGAAGAAAATATCAATGGTGCTGTGACAAATTGTACTTTTATTAATAACATAGCAGACACATATAGTTTGGGCGGCGCAATTTTCAATACAAATGGCAATGTTGCTGTGACAAATTGTTATTTTAGTGGAAATTATGCTCAGGAAGGTTCAGATATCTATTCAGAAGCTTATTCAGTTACTGCAGACACATGTATCTTCACAGATACGGGCACAACTTACAATGTGCAGATTGTTCCTCCTGCATTGAATGTGGAAGATTTCGTAGCACTTAATAATTCCGGTGAAAAATTAACATTGGACTTAAAAACAAACAGTGGCATGTCTGTCGACAATGGAAATATCTCAATAAGTGTATACGATAAAAACAATGACAGTTTGGTTGGAGAATACAGCTGTTTAAGCGGTGAAGGATGGGCTGTGAATTTACCGGTCGGATTCTATTACGCTATTTTCAATACTGAATATGCTGGATTTGAAGCAATCAACAGAACCATAACAGTAATTCCGAACATCGAATACTATATTAATGTAACTCCAATGACAACCAACAACAAGATAGTTAACCTCACTGCAAAATCCAACATTCCAACCGACATCATAGGAGGTAAATTAGTGTTTATTCTGCCAAACGGTGATGAAATCAACGGAACATACGATTCCAAGGACACATGGTGGACAATGCACACATTTAATGATTACAAAACTTATGAAATCAATGCAACATATACTAATTTTAAAATGGCAACTGTCAACAGCGCAACCATAATAGTTGAAAAAGCCAATTCCACCATTGATCTTGATGACATTGTTTTAAATTATCCTGAATCTGAAAACGTTACCGTAAAAACTGAAGGCGCAACAAGCATCACCGCCAATATTGACGGCAAATCCATTAGTGTCATTAATAATTTTACAATCCCAATTTTAGATTTGGATGCAGGTAGCTATACATTAGCAGTGACAACAATACCTAATGAAACCCACCTCCCCGTAACTAAAACAGTGACAATTACTGTTAATAAGGCATCAGTGAAAATTGTTGCAAGTGATTTGGAACTAAACTTAGATGACAAATCCAAAGTCAATTATGCATTGGAACCTGAAGACACTACTGGACGAATTTATTTTATAAGCGATAACCCAGAGGTTGCCAATGTTGCATCTGACGGAAACATCACTGTACTTTCAGCAGGCACAGCAAACATTACAATCACATTTGAAGGGAATATAAACTATGAAAAAACCAACAAAACAATAAAAGTCAAAGTGAACAAGGTCAATTCAACCTTAAGCATCCCATCACAAGAATTGGAATACAAACCTTCCTTCAAAAATCGATGGGAAAGACGCTAA
- a CDS encoding ketopantoate reductase family protein yields MNVLVIGAGGVGIGLAASMLSQDARVSIYARGETAKAISENGIRRCGLFTDYSFSSDELCVYSNYDDIAKNSFDYVFITSKTTANDDISEKLNLHRDILKDDFKIIIFQNGFGNDEPYLRFFKKSEVFSARVITGFARHKRYISEVTVYTEPILIGSLQNEDPKDLQIIADMITASGIKCELTSEVDKYLWAKMLYNCALNPLGAILDVSYGKLTENEYSVEIMNSILDEIFEVIKASEYETLWDNADDYRNLFYSKLVPDTYSHFSSTHADIKRRIKTEIDSLNGKVIELAERYDIDVATNRIIYNMVKSIESDF; encoded by the coding sequence ATGAACGTTTTAGTTATTGGGGCCGGAGGGGTCGGAATAGGTCTTGCAGCATCAATGTTATCTCAGGATGCAAGGGTGTCAATCTATGCAAGAGGCGAAACCGCAAAGGCCATATCTGAAAATGGAATTCGAAGGTGCGGACTTTTTACCGATTATTCTTTTTCAAGTGATGAGCTTTGTGTTTACAGCAATTATGATGATATTGCCAAAAACTCATTCGATTATGTATTCATCACATCAAAGACAACGGCAAATGATGACATCTCAGAAAAATTAAATCTCCACAGGGATATCCTCAAAGATGACTTCAAAATCATTATATTTCAGAACGGATTTGGAAACGATGAGCCATATCTGAGATTTTTCAAAAAAAGCGAAGTTTTTTCGGCACGGGTAATCACAGGATTTGCGCGTCACAAAAGATATATCAGTGAAGTTACAGTTTATACAGAACCTATACTAATCGGATCACTTCAAAATGAAGATCCGAAAGATTTGCAGATTATAGCCGACATGATTACTGCTTCTGGAATAAAATGTGAACTTACCTCAGAAGTTGACAAATACCTCTGGGCAAAGATGCTTTACAACTGTGCTCTTAATCCATTGGGTGCGATACTTGATGTCAGTTACGGAAAACTTACTGAAAACGAATATTCCGTTGAAATCATGAACAGTATACTGGATGAAATTTTTGAAGTCATAAAAGCAAGCGAGTATGAAACATTATGGGACAATGCAGATGACTACAGGAATCTCTTTTACTCAAAGCTGGTTCCGGATACCTACAGTCACTTCTCATCAACACATGCTGACATTAAAAGAAGAATCAAAACCGAAATCGATTCCTTAAACGGCAAGGTTATTGAGCTTGCAGAGAGGTATGATATTGATGTTGCCACCAACAGAATTATATATAATATGGTAAAATCAATCGAAAGTGACTTCTAG
- a CDS encoding FAD-dependent oxidoreductase: MKVVIVGGGAGGISTASNIRKLDKDIEITVITRDNKVAYSPCAIPYVLSGTIESFDDIVMRTPEDYKEKDIEVITEAEVTAVDSDKKTVTYEKDGNETVIDFDKLVLATGGNPFVPPMQGVDLDGVFRIRNIDDGIRVQEAMKDAKSAIVTGAGLIGIEIAFALKKQGLNVILSEMLPQIVPRSLDKDMSDILVKYLEMEGIQVVLGKPITKLIGDGKVEKACFGDEELYDADMVIMATGVRAELDLARMAGCEIGRWAILVNDRMETSVEDVYAVGDCVESKDLILGSNTISQLGTTAVRESKTLARTICGKKSKFNPVLNSMVSKVGKLEFGAVGYTTSFAQQNRIRPVVQKVQALTRARYYPNAKPMDIKVICDGNGTIIGCQIIAEERVAERIDTMTLAITEGLTCFDLSNMEFAYAPPVSMVTDPLILAVEEVSKKFS, encoded by the coding sequence ATGAAAGTCGTAATTGTAGGCGGAGGAGCTGGAGGAATATCTACAGCTTCAAATATACGTAAATTAGATAAAGACATAGAAATTACAGTAATCACAAGAGATAACAAAGTTGCATATTCTCCATGCGCTATTCCTTATGTATTGTCAGGAACTATCGAGTCTTTTGATGATATCGTCATGAGAACTCCGGAAGATTATAAGGAAAAGGACATCGAAGTCATTACTGAGGCTGAAGTAACTGCCGTTGATTCAGATAAAAAGACAGTAACTTATGAAAAAGACGGCAATGAAACTGTTATTGATTTCGATAAGCTTGTTCTTGCAACCGGCGGAAATCCATTTGTACCTCCAATGCAGGGAGTGGATTTGGATGGAGTATTCAGAATCAGAAATATCGATGACGGTATAAGAGTTCAGGAAGCTATGAAGGATGCTAAAAGTGCAATCGTCACAGGTGCAGGTTTAATTGGTATTGAAATTGCATTTGCACTTAAAAAACAGGGTTTGAATGTTATTTTAAGTGAAATGTTGCCTCAAATCGTTCCAAGGTCATTGGACAAGGACATGTCTGACATTCTCGTCAAATACCTTGAAATGGAAGGTATCCAGGTAGTGCTCGGCAAGCCTATCACCAAACTTATCGGTGACGGCAAGGTTGAAAAGGCATGCTTCGGTGATGAAGAGTTATATGATGCCGATATGGTTATCATGGCAACCGGTGTAAGGGCTGAACTGGATCTTGCACGTATGGCAGGTTGTGAAATCGGAAGATGGGCTATCCTTGTAAATGACAGAATGGAAACTTCCGTTGAAGACGTTTATGCTGTCGGTGACTGTGTTGAATCAAAAGACCTGATTTTAGGTTCCAATACCATTTCACAATTAGGTACCACAGCAGTACGTGAATCAAAAACATTGGCCCGTACCATCTGCGGTAAAAAATCAAAATTCAATCCTGTATTGAACTCAATGGTATCAAAAGTTGGAAAACTTGAATTCGGTGCAGTCGGATATACTACCAGTTTCGCTCAGCAGAACAGAATCAGACCTGTTGTTCAAAAGGTACAGGCACTTACAAGAGCACGTTACTATCCGAATGCAAAACCAATGGATATTAAAGTTATATGTGATGGAAACGGAACCATTATAGGCTGTCAAATCATTGCAGAAGAAAGAGTAGCAGAAAGAATCGATACAATGACATTAGCTATTACAGAAGGCTTGACCTGCTTTGATTTAAGCAATATGGAATTTGCATATGCACCGCCTGTATCAATGGTTACAGATCCATTAATCCTCGCTGTAGAAGAAGTCAGCAAAAAATTTAGTTAG
- a CDS encoding Na+/H+ antiporter NhaC family protein translates to MVDKFKFGLIVAVSIILLFVLSLWISQTPANSNNSIRFGILTLLPPLVAIILAFITKETILSLFIGVFVGEFMLCVNDLNIFSTITNAFIKLSSQVISSMADPWNAGIILQCFLIGGIIQLITKMGGAKALADAFARRANTPRKAQLITWLLGLCVFFDDYANSLIVGPIMRPVMDKLKVSREKLAFVVDATAAPVAGIAIISTWIGLEISLIAAGFESIGITNISAFGIFLQTIPYRFYNIFILIFIVISALTLYEFGPMKKAEQKARARKDDEKLTVGDADGFDEVKPVEGIKLSVWNAIIPVATLIIGALIAFYWSGYTAILNGSDQALITLMKTSPLSFDGIFQALSASNTAEALFQAALLASIVAIVMAVSEKILSIEDAISEWIGGMKTIVITAVILLLAWSLGGVIGEVGTSDYLVGILSGTLPAFIVPTLIFVLSAIISFSTGTAYGTMSILMPLAIPLAWAVSSGDMGFTIVCTSGVLTGAIFGDHCSPISDTTILSSMGTSCNHIDHVQTQIYYAFFVASIAILVGYLPAGLGVPWYICIPVGIVLMYIGLKVIGEKVDFE, encoded by the coding sequence ATGGTTGATAAATTTAAATTCGGATTAATTGTTGCTGTTTCAATAATACTCCTTTTTGTTTTGTCATTATGGATATCCCAAACACCTGCAAATTCAAATAATTCTATCAGATTCGGAATTTTAACATTATTGCCGCCGCTTGTGGCAATTATATTAGCATTCATCACAAAAGAAACTATTCTATCCTTATTTATCGGTGTTTTCGTTGGAGAATTCATGCTGTGTGTAAATGATTTGAATATCTTCTCCACAATCACCAATGCATTCATAAAATTAAGTTCCCAGGTCATCTCCAGTATGGCAGACCCATGGAATGCGGGAATTATTCTCCAATGTTTTCTTATTGGGGGAATTATCCAGCTCATAACAAAAATGGGCGGGGCAAAAGCTCTTGCAGACGCATTCGCCAGAAGGGCTAACACTCCAAGAAAAGCTCAATTAATTACATGGTTATTAGGTTTATGTGTATTTTTCGATGATTATGCAAACTCATTAATCGTCGGACCTATCATGAGGCCTGTAATGGATAAACTTAAAGTGTCCAGAGAAAAATTGGCATTTGTAGTAGACGCAACTGCAGCTCCTGTTGCAGGTATTGCAATCATCTCAACATGGATCGGTTTGGAAATCAGTCTGATCGCAGCAGGATTTGAATCGATCGGTATAACAAATATTTCAGCTTTTGGAATATTCCTTCAGACCATACCATACAGGTTCTACAACATATTCATCCTTATTTTCATTGTGATTTCCGCTTTAACATTATATGAATTCGGACCAATGAAAAAAGCAGAACAAAAGGCACGTGCCAGAAAAGACGATGAAAAACTCACCGTTGGCGATGCAGACGGTTTTGATGAAGTAAAACCTGTTGAAGGCATTAAATTATCTGTATGGAACGCAATTATTCCAGTGGCTACACTGATTATAGGTGCACTTATCGCATTCTACTGGAGCGGATACACTGCAATTTTAAACGGAAGCGATCAGGCTCTCATTACCTTAATGAAAACATCTCCATTATCATTTGATGGAATTTTTCAAGCGCTTTCAGCTTCAAATACTGCAGAGGCATTATTCCAGGCAGCACTTTTAGCATCAATCGTTGCAATCGTAATGGCAGTCAGTGAAAAGATACTTAGCATTGAAGATGCAATATCCGAATGGATTGGAGGTATGAAAACCATTGTAATCACTGCGGTAATCCTGCTTCTTGCATGGTCACTGGGAGGAGTAATCGGTGAAGTCGGTACTTCAGACTATCTGGTAGGTATTTTAAGCGGAACTCTTCCTGCATTTATTGTTCCAACCTTAATTTTCGTTTTAAGTGCTATAATCTCATTTTCAACAGGTACTGCATACGGTACAATGAGTATATTAATGCCTCTTGCAATCCCGCTTGCATGGGCAGTAAGCTCAGGAGACATGGGCTTTACCATCGTGTGTACCAGCGGAGTACTGACCGGAGCAATTTTCGGAGACCACTGTTCTCCTATTTCAGATACAACAATTCTCTCATCAATGGGAACAAGCTGTAATCATATAGACCACGTTCAAACACAAATCTACTATGCATTTTTCGTTGCATCCATAGCTATTCTTGTAGGTTACCTTCCTGCAGGACTGGGAGTGCCATGGTACATCTGTATTCCTGTTGGTATAGTTTTAATGTATATCGGCCTTAAAGTGATTGGAGAAAAAGTGGATTTTGAATAA
- a CDS encoding CatA-like O-acetyltransferase, with product MREIEFNLNENPFMNFLSSRYALSARVNVESMWKWCHENDKSFFIMSLGCLMNAVNSVDALKRRIIDGKAIEYDYLEGLSPIMDEGNDIYKEMRVKTPQEFSDILEWHDYVRELSNDILSGKKEGFFIEMEKRDLTNVANFSCIPWVDFDMLTNCVVEGSAIQPLVTWGKVNENYEMSVSITVNHIFVNGRELGYFYENAQKEFNQMD from the coding sequence ATGAGGGAAATCGAATTTAATTTAAATGAAAATCCGTTTATGAATTTTTTATCTTCAAGATATGCCCTCTCAGCAAGGGTTAACGTTGAGAGCATGTGGAAGTGGTGTCATGAAAACGACAAATCATTTTTCATAATGAGTCTGGGATGCCTTATGAATGCAGTCAATTCAGTTGACGCCTTAAAAAGAAGAATAATTGACGGGAAAGCTATTGAATATGATTATCTTGAAGGCTTATCTCCAATAATGGATGAAGGCAATGATATTTACAAGGAAATGCGTGTCAAAACACCTCAGGAATTCAGCGACATTCTTGAATGGCATGATTATGTAAGAGAGCTGTCAAATGATATTTTATCCGGGAAAAAGGAAGGATTTTTCATTGAAATGGAAAAAAGAGACCTTACAAATGTTGCCAATTTTTCATGCATCCCGTGGGTTGACTTTGACATGCTTACAAACTGTGTAGTAGAGGGATCTGCCATCCAGCCCTTAGTTACCTGGGGAAAGGTCAATGAAAACTACGAAATGAGCGTTTCAATTACTGTCAATCATATCTTTGTAAACGGCCGTGAACTTGGATACTTTTATGAAAATGCGCAAAAAGAGTTTAATCAGATGGATTAG
- a CDS encoding Mrp/NBP35 family ATP-binding protein: MPEHGHGHHGHGGQMTPEQQRQMIEQEIRLAKNLGQIKHKLIVMSGKGGVGKSTVAANIAETLQKLGYKTGILDADIHGPNIPKMLGLDDMYGETFSQEQFETFRKVIDERLATQTFESDEEKLAYIESVKEEFNTTMFPVTIPSGLKVMSMAFLLESIDTPIIWRGPQKTGAIKQLISDCNWGELDYLIIDNPPGTGDEPLTVLQTIPDADAVIMVTTPNVVSQEDVLKCVKMVGMMNIDKIGLIENMAYYICPHCDEKLYIFGEGNGEAFADEMEITYLGDLPIEEKVSDSPNRDGVISTLDPDDEVSKRFVEIVSEIQNDFIKD, translated from the coding sequence ATGCCAGAACATGGACACGGCCATCATGGCCATGGGGGTCAGATGACTCCCGAACAGCAAAGACAAATGATTGAACAGGAGATTAGACTTGCTAAAAATCTCGGTCAAATCAAACATAAGCTTATTGTTATGAGTGGAAAAGGAGGAGTCGGAAAATCCACAGTAGCGGCAAATATTGCCGAAACATTACAGAAATTAGGTTACAAAACAGGAATTTTGGATGCGGACATTCACGGACCTAACATCCCTAAAATGCTGGGTTTGGATGACATGTACGGTGAGACATTCAGCCAGGAACAGTTTGAAACCTTCAGGAAAGTCATTGACGAAAGGCTTGCAACCCAGACATTTGAAAGTGATGAAGAAAAACTCGCTTATATCGAGTCTGTTAAAGAGGAGTTCAACACTACAATGTTTCCGGTTACAATTCCAAGCGGCCTGAAAGTGATGTCAATGGCATTTTTGCTTGAAAGCATTGACACTCCGATTATCTGGAGAGGGCCTCAAAAAACCGGTGCAATCAAGCAGCTGATTTCCGACTGCAATTGGGGTGAACTTGACTATCTTATTATCGACAACCCTCCGGGAACAGGAGATGAACCTTTAACAGTTTTACAGACAATTCCTGATGCTGATGCAGTTATTATGGTAACCACTCCGAATGTTGTATCACAGGAAGATGTTTTGAAATGTGTTAAAATGGTCGGAATGATGAATATTGACAAAATAGGCCTTATTGAGAATATGGCTTACTATATCTGTCCTCACTGTGATGAGAAACTTTACATTTTCGGTGAAGGTAACGGTGAAGCTTTCGCTGATGAAATGGAAATTACCTACTTAGGTGATTTGCCTATAGAAGAAAAAGTGTCAGACTCACCAAACAGGGACGGTGTCATATCAACACTTGATCCTGATGATGAAGTTTCAAAAAGATTTGTTGAAATCGTTTCAGAAATCCAAAACGACTTCATAAAAGACTAG